Within the Ensifer canadensis genome, the region GCGAAAAGGATCGGCGACCACTGTTCATTGCCATGCAGACCCTTTTCCCGCACGGCCCTTACGACATGACGCTGGTGCCGCAAGACGCCTTGCCGGACAAGGCTTTCGCTCCGGATGCCCAGGTTGACGAATACCTGCGGCGTGTTGCATTGTCCAAACAGGACCTGCAGGATTTTCGGCGCGAGCGTGAACGGATGCCAGGCCCCAATGGCACGATCGTGCTCGATTTCGGCGATCACCAGGCGGTTGCCACCAAGGACTACCTTGCCGCCGGTACCCCGGGAAACAATGTCTTTTCCGACCTGGGATCGATTGCCTACAAGACCTATTACACTGTGCACGGCTACGGGCGCGATATCGATATGCGGCCTTTCGCCATACCGTTGGACGTCGGCTTCCTTGCCGCAAGCCTGATCGAGGCTGCGGGCTTGCCGACATCGCCGACGTTCGAGGCGTTGGCACGACTACGCGATGCTTGCGAGGGGCGCTATCACGCGTGTCCTGATCGAGCGCTCGTCGATCAGCATCTCCGTCAGCGTCAGGACGCCGGTCTGCTCAATCTCGATTGACGGAGCAGGAAATCAGCGAAGCGTCGAACGCTCCGCCAGCTTTTCGGCGTGCAGGCCGAGCATGTACATGGCGACCGTCGCGCCGGCGATGGCGGTGATGTCCGCGTGGTCATAGGCAGGCGCGACTTCGACGACATCGCTTCCGACGACAGTCAGGGCTCCGAGCTTGCGTAGAACCGAGAGTATCTTGGCGCTGGATGGGCCGCCGGCGACCGGAGTGCCGGTGCCGGGCGCATAGGCAGGGTCGAGGCAATCGATGTCGAAGGTCAGATAGGCTTTGCGTTCCCCGACCTGCTGAATGATGGCGTCGGCAATGTCTGAAACACTCATTTCCTCGATGTCGTAGCCATAGAGAATGCGGATGCCGCAGTCTTCGGGCGCATGGGTGCGGATGCCGATCTGGATCGATGCGTCGGTATCGATCAGGCCCGCCCGCGCCGCACGGCCGACAAACGAGCCATGATCAATACGACCGCGTTCATCCGGCCAAGTGTCCTGGTGCGCGTCGAACTGGACGAGGGCGAGGGGGCCATGGATGGCCGCATGGGCTTTCAGGATCGGATAGGTGATGAAGTGGTCGCCGCCAAGCGTCTGCAGATAGGCGCCGCTCTTCAGGATCTTTGCCGCTTCGCGCTCGATCGTCGCCGGCGTTTTCGAGTGGTTGCCGTAGTCGAGCAGGCAGTCACCGTAATCGATGGTTGCCATTTCAGCAAAGAGGTCACGTTCGAACGGGTATTGCGGATCGTTGTCGAAGATCGCCGAGGCGCGGCGGATGGCCTGCGGCCCGAAGCGGGCGCCGGGACGATTGGAGGTTGCGGCGTCGAACGGGATGCCCCAGACGACGGCATCGACGTCCTTCAGCTGCTTTGAGTATTTGCGCCGCATGAAGGAGAGAATGCCGGCATGCGTCGGGTCCGATGCCGCCGATGTGAGTGAGCGCGCCGTTAGCGCGTGATCGATCGTCCTGTTCGCCAT harbors:
- the speB gene encoding agmatinase; the protein is MANRTIDHALTARSLTSAASDPTHAGILSFMRRKYSKQLKDVDAVVWGIPFDAATSNRPGARFGPQAIRRASAIFDNDPQYPFERDLFAEMATIDYGDCLLDYGNHSKTPATIEREAAKILKSGAYLQTLGGDHFITYPILKAHAAIHGPLALVQFDAHQDTWPDERGRIDHGSFVGRAARAGLIDTDASIQIGIRTHAPEDCGIRILYGYDIEEMSVSDIADAIIQQVGERKAYLTFDIDCLDPAYAPGTGTPVAGGPSSAKILSVLRKLGALTVVGSDVVEVAPAYDHADITAIAGATVAMYMLGLHAEKLAERSTLR